A genomic region of Melanotaenia boesemani isolate fMelBoe1 chromosome 13, fMelBoe1.pri, whole genome shotgun sequence contains the following coding sequences:
- the hnf4a gene encoding hepatocyte nuclear factor 4-alpha isoform X1 encodes MRICLPKAVVDMDMADYSEALDPAYTTLEFENMQVLPLGTDSSPSESANMNTTGHLAAGSLCAICGDRATGKHYGASSCDGCKGFFRRSVRKNHMYSCRFSRQCIVDKDKRNQCRYCRLKKCFRAGMKKEAVQNERDRISTRRSSYEDSSLPSINALIQADVLSRQITSPAPILNGDIRTKKIATITDVCESMKQQLLVLVEWAKYIPAFCDLPLDDQVALLRAHAGEHLLLGAAKRSMLYKDILLLGNDHIIPRNCPELEVGRVAVRILDELVLPFQELQIDDNEYACLKAIVFFDPDAKGLSDPAKIKRMRYQVQVSLEDYINDRQYDSRGRFGELLLLLPTLQSITWQMIEQIQFVKLFGMAKIDNLLQEMLLGGSANEAPHAPHSLHPHLVQEHLSSNVIVTSNMPTPIHNGQISTPETPIPSPPTASSSEHYKMAQGVIATVPKQPTSIPQPTITKQEAI; translated from the exons ATGAGAATTTGTTTGCCCAAAGCTGTGGTAGACATGGACATGGCAGACTACAGCGAGGCTCTGGACCCAGCCTACACCACACTGGAGTTCGAAAACATGCAGGTCCTACCTTTAGGTACAG aCTCTTCACCATCTGAAAGTGCCAACATGAACACCACCGGCCACCTGGCAGCAGGCAGTTTGTGTGCCATATGTGGAGACAGAGCTACAGGCAAACACTACGGGGCATCCAGCTGCGACGGCTGCAAAGGGTTCTTCAGACGCAGTGTCCGCAAAAACCACATGTACTCCTGCAG ATTCAGCAGACAGTGTATTGTGGACAAAGACAAGAGAAATCAATGCAGATACTGCAGACTGAAGAAATGCTTCAGAGCTGGAATGAAGAAAGAAG ctgtACAAAATGAAAGAGACCGAATCAGCACCAGGAGGTCCAGCTACGAAGACAGCAGTTTACCATCCATCAATGCACTCATTCAAGCAGACGTTCTGTCACGACAG ATCACATCCCCTGCTCCCATATTAAACGGTGACATCAGGACCAAGAAGATTGCTACCATCACAGACGTCTGTGAGTCCATGAAACAGCAACTGCTTGTCTTGGTGGAGTGGGCCAAGTACATCCCAGCTTTCTGTGACCTGCCCCTGGATGACCAG GTGGCTTTGCTTCGAGCTCATGCAGGAGAACATCTCCTGCTTGGTGCTGCAAAAAGGTCCATGCTTTACAAAGACATCCTCTTATTAG GAAATGACCACATTATTCCCAGAAACTGTCCGGAGCTGGAGGTGGGCAGGGTAGCAGTGAGGATCCTGGATGAACTGGTGCTTCCCTTCCAAGAGCTTCAGATAGATGACAATGAATATGCCTGCTTGAAGGCCATAGTTTTCTTTGACCCAG ATGCTAAAGGTCTGAGTGACCCAGCAAAGATAAAGCGAATGCGATACCAGGTTCAGGTCAGCCTGGAGGACTACATCAATGACAGGCAGTACGACTCTCGAGGCCGCTTTGGAgagctcctcctgctgctgccaaCGCTGCAGAGCATCACCTGGCAAATGATTGAGCAGATTCAATTTGTCAAACTCTTTGGCATGGCCAAGATCGACAACCTGCTGCAAGAAATGCTTCTCGGAG GTTCTGCAAATGAAGCTCCACATGCGCCTCACTCTCTGCACCCTCACCTGGTTCAAGAGCACCTCAGCAGCAATGTTATTGTGACCAGCAACATGCCAACACCGATCCACAATGGTCAAATCT CCACTCCTGAAACCCCCATCCCATCTCCACCGACGGCCTCCAGCTCAGAACATTACAAAATGGCGCAGGGAGTCATAGCTACCGTCCCCAAGCAGCCAACCTCCATCCCTCAGCCAACCATCACAAAGCAAGAGGCCATATAA
- the hnf4a gene encoding hepatocyte nuclear factor 4-alpha isoform X3 has product MNTTGHLAAGSLCAICGDRATGKHYGASSCDGCKGFFRRSVRKNHMYSCRFSRQCIVDKDKRNQCRYCRLKKCFRAGMKKEAVQNERDRISTRRSSYEDSSLPSINALIQADVLSRQITSPAPILNGDIRTKKIATITDVCESMKQQLLVLVEWAKYIPAFCDLPLDDQVALLRAHAGEHLLLGAAKRSMLYKDILLLGNDHIIPRNCPELEVGRVAVRILDELVLPFQELQIDDNEYACLKAIVFFDPDAKGLSDPAKIKRMRYQVQVSLEDYINDRQYDSRGRFGELLLLLPTLQSITWQMIEQIQFVKLFGMAKIDNLLQEMLLGGSANEAPHAPHSLHPHLVQEHLSSNVIVTSNMPTPIHNGQISTPETPIPSPPTASSSEHYKMAQGVIATVPKQPTSIPQPTITKQEAI; this is encoded by the exons ATGAACACCACCGGCCACCTGGCAGCAGGCAGTTTGTGTGCCATATGTGGAGACAGAGCTACAGGCAAACACTACGGGGCATCCAGCTGCGACGGCTGCAAAGGGTTCTTCAGACGCAGTGTCCGCAAAAACCACATGTACTCCTGCAG ATTCAGCAGACAGTGTATTGTGGACAAAGACAAGAGAAATCAATGCAGATACTGCAGACTGAAGAAATGCTTCAGAGCTGGAATGAAGAAAGAAG ctgtACAAAATGAAAGAGACCGAATCAGCACCAGGAGGTCCAGCTACGAAGACAGCAGTTTACCATCCATCAATGCACTCATTCAAGCAGACGTTCTGTCACGACAG ATCACATCCCCTGCTCCCATATTAAACGGTGACATCAGGACCAAGAAGATTGCTACCATCACAGACGTCTGTGAGTCCATGAAACAGCAACTGCTTGTCTTGGTGGAGTGGGCCAAGTACATCCCAGCTTTCTGTGACCTGCCCCTGGATGACCAG GTGGCTTTGCTTCGAGCTCATGCAGGAGAACATCTCCTGCTTGGTGCTGCAAAAAGGTCCATGCTTTACAAAGACATCCTCTTATTAG GAAATGACCACATTATTCCCAGAAACTGTCCGGAGCTGGAGGTGGGCAGGGTAGCAGTGAGGATCCTGGATGAACTGGTGCTTCCCTTCCAAGAGCTTCAGATAGATGACAATGAATATGCCTGCTTGAAGGCCATAGTTTTCTTTGACCCAG ATGCTAAAGGTCTGAGTGACCCAGCAAAGATAAAGCGAATGCGATACCAGGTTCAGGTCAGCCTGGAGGACTACATCAATGACAGGCAGTACGACTCTCGAGGCCGCTTTGGAgagctcctcctgctgctgccaaCGCTGCAGAGCATCACCTGGCAAATGATTGAGCAGATTCAATTTGTCAAACTCTTTGGCATGGCCAAGATCGACAACCTGCTGCAAGAAATGCTTCTCGGAG GTTCTGCAAATGAAGCTCCACATGCGCCTCACTCTCTGCACCCTCACCTGGTTCAAGAGCACCTCAGCAGCAATGTTATTGTGACCAGCAACATGCCAACACCGATCCACAATGGTCAAATCT CCACTCCTGAAACCCCCATCCCATCTCCACCGACGGCCTCCAGCTCAGAACATTACAAAATGGCGCAGGGAGTCATAGCTACCGTCCCCAAGCAGCCAACCTCCATCCCTCAGCCAACCATCACAAAGCAAGAGGCCATATAA
- the hnf4a gene encoding hepatocyte nuclear factor 4-alpha isoform X2 — MRICLPKAVVDMDMADYSEALDPAYTTLEFENMQVLPLDSSPSESANMNTTGHLAAGSLCAICGDRATGKHYGASSCDGCKGFFRRSVRKNHMYSCRFSRQCIVDKDKRNQCRYCRLKKCFRAGMKKEAVQNERDRISTRRSSYEDSSLPSINALIQADVLSRQITSPAPILNGDIRTKKIATITDVCESMKQQLLVLVEWAKYIPAFCDLPLDDQVALLRAHAGEHLLLGAAKRSMLYKDILLLGNDHIIPRNCPELEVGRVAVRILDELVLPFQELQIDDNEYACLKAIVFFDPDAKGLSDPAKIKRMRYQVQVSLEDYINDRQYDSRGRFGELLLLLPTLQSITWQMIEQIQFVKLFGMAKIDNLLQEMLLGGSANEAPHAPHSLHPHLVQEHLSSNVIVTSNMPTPIHNGQISTPETPIPSPPTASSSEHYKMAQGVIATVPKQPTSIPQPTITKQEAI; from the exons ATGAGAATTTGTTTGCCCAAAGCTGTGGTAGACATGGACATGGCAGACTACAGCGAGGCTCTGGACCCAGCCTACACCACACTGGAGTTCGAAAACATGCAGGTCCTACCTTTAG aCTCTTCACCATCTGAAAGTGCCAACATGAACACCACCGGCCACCTGGCAGCAGGCAGTTTGTGTGCCATATGTGGAGACAGAGCTACAGGCAAACACTACGGGGCATCCAGCTGCGACGGCTGCAAAGGGTTCTTCAGACGCAGTGTCCGCAAAAACCACATGTACTCCTGCAG ATTCAGCAGACAGTGTATTGTGGACAAAGACAAGAGAAATCAATGCAGATACTGCAGACTGAAGAAATGCTTCAGAGCTGGAATGAAGAAAGAAG ctgtACAAAATGAAAGAGACCGAATCAGCACCAGGAGGTCCAGCTACGAAGACAGCAGTTTACCATCCATCAATGCACTCATTCAAGCAGACGTTCTGTCACGACAG ATCACATCCCCTGCTCCCATATTAAACGGTGACATCAGGACCAAGAAGATTGCTACCATCACAGACGTCTGTGAGTCCATGAAACAGCAACTGCTTGTCTTGGTGGAGTGGGCCAAGTACATCCCAGCTTTCTGTGACCTGCCCCTGGATGACCAG GTGGCTTTGCTTCGAGCTCATGCAGGAGAACATCTCCTGCTTGGTGCTGCAAAAAGGTCCATGCTTTACAAAGACATCCTCTTATTAG GAAATGACCACATTATTCCCAGAAACTGTCCGGAGCTGGAGGTGGGCAGGGTAGCAGTGAGGATCCTGGATGAACTGGTGCTTCCCTTCCAAGAGCTTCAGATAGATGACAATGAATATGCCTGCTTGAAGGCCATAGTTTTCTTTGACCCAG ATGCTAAAGGTCTGAGTGACCCAGCAAAGATAAAGCGAATGCGATACCAGGTTCAGGTCAGCCTGGAGGACTACATCAATGACAGGCAGTACGACTCTCGAGGCCGCTTTGGAgagctcctcctgctgctgccaaCGCTGCAGAGCATCACCTGGCAAATGATTGAGCAGATTCAATTTGTCAAACTCTTTGGCATGGCCAAGATCGACAACCTGCTGCAAGAAATGCTTCTCGGAG GTTCTGCAAATGAAGCTCCACATGCGCCTCACTCTCTGCACCCTCACCTGGTTCAAGAGCACCTCAGCAGCAATGTTATTGTGACCAGCAACATGCCAACACCGATCCACAATGGTCAAATCT CCACTCCTGAAACCCCCATCCCATCTCCACCGACGGCCTCCAGCTCAGAACATTACAAAATGGCGCAGGGAGTCATAGCTACCGTCCCCAAGCAGCCAACCTCCATCCCTCAGCCAACCATCACAAAGCAAGAGGCCATATAA
- the ttpal gene encoding alpha-tocopherol transfer protein-like, producing the protein MAHQYEYVSLSRPSAEPAADAHSWFPGPPPPMYSCTLTPELEAKAREELQEKPEWRLRDVQALRDMILKEQPNLRTRLDDAFLLRFLRARKFDYDRALQLLLNYHAGRKTWPEVFQDLKPSTVKHVLDLGFLTVLPRPDPNGRYILCLRPGKWKPNDYPFVDNVRAMYLTLEKLIQPEETQVNGIVILADYTGVGMSQASNPGPFLAKKVVSILQDGFPIRIKAVNIINEPRIFKGIFAIIKPFLKEKMAERYILHGSDLRSLHRNIPPSVLPQEYGGAAGRLDMSAWSRLLLDCEEEFLVEFCQPDPLEGVELPDSTLFEGEQASGKDDDTFRGLRSQLYYCY; encoded by the exons ATGGCCCATCAGTATGAATATGTCAGTCTCAGTCGTCCTTCAGCAGAGCCTGCAGCAGATGCACACAGCTGGTTCCCTGGACCCCCTCCACCCATGTATTCCTGCACCCTGACCCCAGAACTGGAGGCCAAAGCACGGGAGGAGCTCCAGGAGAAACCCGAGTGGCGTCTTAGAGATGTCCAAGCACTCAGAGACATGATTCTTAAG GAACAGCCCAATCTCAGAACCCGACTGGATGATGCCTTCCTGCTGCGCTTCCTTCGGGCCAGGAAGTTTGACTACGACCGTGccctccagctgctgctcaaCTATCACGCAGGTCGTAAGACCTGGCCCGAGGTGTTCCAGGACCTAAAGCCGTCCACGGTAAAGCACGTCCTGGACCTGGGATTCCTCACAGTTCTACCACGGCCAGACCCCAACGGGAGATACATCCTCTGTCTCCGGCCGG GGAAATGGAAACCAAACGATTATCCATTTGTTGACAATGTGAGGGCCATGTATCTGACTCTGGAGAAGCTGATCCAGCCAGAAGAAACGCAGGTGAACGGTATTGTCATCTTGGCTGACTACACTGGAGTGGGCATGTCGCAAGCATCCAACCCAGGCCCATTTCTGGCCAAAAAAGTTGTGAGCATCCTCCAG GATGGCTTTCCAATCAGAATCAAGGCTGTTAACATAATCAACGAGCCCAGGATTTTCAAAGGCATCTTTGCTATAATCAAGCCGTTCCTGAAGGAGAAGATGGCAGAGAGG TACATCCTCCACGGCTCAGATCTGCGCTCTCTACACCGGAACATCCCGCCATCGGTTTTACCGCAGGAATACGGCGGCGCTGCCGGACGGCTGGACATGAGCGCGTGGTCTCGACTGCTGCTGGACTGTGAGGAGGAATTTCTGGTGGAGTTCTGCCAACCTGATCCACTAGAGGGCGTGGAGCTTCCAGACTCCACGCTGTTTGAGGGCGAGCAGGCCAGCGGAAAGGATGACGACACCTTCAGGGGTCTGCGCTCTCAACTTTATTACTGTTactga